The Stigmatella aurantiaca DW4/3-1 genome contains the following window.
CCGGCATGCCCGCCGACCGCAGGGCCTGTTCGAGCGCCCGCTCCCAGGCGACGAAGACCGCCGCCGCCCGGTCGCCGAGCGCGGGGTGTCCGAGGCGCTCGTGGGCGACCGCGGCGATGGCACACCCCGCCTGGAAGTCAGACTTCACCAGCACCCCGCGCCACGCCTCGATGAACCGGTGCACCACTTGCCCCGGCGTCTCCCCCTCGCGGTGACGGAGGAGCGTCAGCACCCGGTCCCTCACCAGCGCGATGGCCTCCTCCGTGAGCCCCTCCTTCCCGTCGGGGAAGTGGTGGTAGATGGAGCCTCGCGGGGCGCCGCTGCGTTCGATGACCTCGGAGAACGAGGTGCCCGCCAGGCCGCGCTCGCTGAGGAGCGACGCGGCCGCCTTCACCATGCGCTCCCGCGGCGCCGCCTGCTCCCCGGCAGGGACCTCCCGCTCCACCGGGGGACGGACGCGCTTCGAGGACGTGCTTTTCGTGCGATCGGCCATGGGGGTCACTTGACTATGACGCGCATCATAGACACTATCGGCGCCGTTATGACGACCGTCATAACTTCCTTCTCAGGAGACGCATCATGCCCATGATTGACATCGTAGCACCGGAGGGCACCTTCCCCGAGTCGAGCGAGGCGGCGCTGCTGGAGCGGGTCACCGGCTGCCTTCTCGAATGGGAGAAGGTGACCCGCATTCCCGTCGCGGTGGCGAACACGGGAGCGTTCCTTCAGGTGATTCCCCGGGCGCGCGCCGCGGCGGGGGGCAAGGCGGCCAGCGTGGTGCGCGTGCAGGTGCTCACGCCCGCGGGGGCGCTGAAACAGGAGCAGCGAGACGGCATTGCCGCGGGCATCACCACCCTCGTGGGTGAACTCGCGAGCGAGCCGGGCATTCGCGACCGGACCTGGGTGCTCTTTCACGAAGCCGTCGACGGCGGGTGGGGGATCGCCGGGACGGCGTACACCCACGCCGGACTCGCGGACATGATTCGCGCCAGCCTGCGCCCCGGTGGTCATCCAGCGCCGGGGACCTAGTTCCACAAGGCCCTGAAATAACAGGGGGTTACAGCGCGCCACGTCAGACAAGGCCGTGGCAACCGGCTTCCGCGAGCGCAAACATTCAAATCATTTTCATGTTCGTGCATGCCTCGCCGAGCCGCCGCGGGTTCCATCCCCAACCTGCGCTCTTCCTGCACAATCTCTCGGACGCGATGCCCTCGCGCATTCACCTCACCCTTCCCGCGTGAAGCGCGGACTGAGCAGCCCCCACCAGCTTCACAGCGTGGCGCCCCTGACCTCACTGCCTTGAAGAAACACATGCCCTCCGTGAAGCTCCTCCTGGCGCAAGCACGCACCCCCCAGGACGTGGATGTCCGGCTGGCGGGATCTCCCGAGGGCCTTCTGGAACAACTCCAGGAAGCGGGTCGGCGAGACCTGGGCGATCGACTCCGCTTCGAGGTGAGCGATCGCGCGGAGGACGAGGCCCACATCGAAGGGGAGGGCCTTGTCTACGAAGGCCGCCGCTTCAAGGTCGAGGCGCAGCTCGCCGGCAAACCGTCGCTTTCGGTGACGTGCTCACGGGCGAGGTAGAGAACCGGGAGGGCCTGGATATCCTCTCCTTCGTCGGAGCCCCCCGCTCCCGCGTGCGGCTGTACCCGCGGGAGACCCACGTCGCGGAGAAGCTCCATGCCTACACGCTGCCGCGCTCCAAGCCCAACTCGCGCGTGAAGGATGCTGCCCTGGCATTCCATGGACGAGGTGCTCAAGGTCGCCCGCGCCTTCTTGGAGCCAGTGCTGCGCGGCGAGCGTGGAACGTGGACAAAGGGTGCTCGCTCCTGGTCCACCGTGGCGTGATCAGAACTGGCCCGCGCGCGCATCCTCGAAGGCCACCCGGTGCTTCATGTAGAGGGTGTCCAGCATGTGGTTGCTGATGGGGTTCAGGTTGCCATCGGTGAACCGGTGCACCACCGCGCCCTTGCCCGCATCCTTGATGAAGGCCAGCGGATCCAGGCTTCCGCCCAGGCCCGTGAGCGTGGGCACCGCGTCCGCCTCGTTGATGTAGTGCACGTACTGGGGGCCATCCGGGTAGCGCGTCGAGGCGGCCCCGAACGTCTCCACCTTCAGGTGGCTCATCAGCTTCTCGGTGTCCGCCTGGGACAGGCCGTCCTCGACGCGCAGCCGGTTCTGCACATCGAAGAGGGCGCGCGCGGTGATGAGGCCACCCTGGCTGTAGCCCATCACGCTCACGTCCCGGCCCGCCTTCAGCTCCGAGTAGAGCGTGTCCGCCAGCGTGTCCACCGCGGGGTTGGCGCCCTTGTCCAGCTTGTCCGTCACGCACTGGGCCAGGTCCGCCGTCAGCCCTTGCGTGGCGTTGTGGATGCCCAGCACCTTCGCGCCCGAGGTGTCCGCGATGGACTGCATCTCCCGGAGCTGCCCCTCCACCGGCGTCATGATGCCGTTGACGTAGAGGATGGTCTCCTTCGGGTTCGGGTTGTCCCGGGGCGTGACGCCCGGCACCTGGCTCAGCGGCGTGCCGGGCGCGAAGGTCTGCCCCTGCGTCCCCACCAGCTGCCCGTCGAACATGCGGTCCGGCTTCGAGTCCTTGCCGAAGAGCTTCTCCAGCTCCTTCAGGTGGGCTGCCTCGAAGACATCCAGCCCCATTTGGATGTTGCTGGGGATGTCCTGGATGGCGCCCTTGACCGCATCCACCACCTTGCCGATGGGGCCCAAGGCCGTCTTTGCAACAGCGGGGCGGGCGGGCGGGACCGCCGGACTGAAAGAGCTGCGGCTGCGATCAATGGTGCTCATGGCCAGGTCCTACCGTCTGTAAAAGAGGATGAATTTGACTTCATTATCCTACAGGGTAGGCAAAAGTTGCTTCGTGTGGGTTTTTTCACGCACCGTGGGGGGCGGCGGGTCCGGCGCCCCGCTTCAGGTTCTCTTACGAAGTGCTGGGTAAGAGGGCGCACCATGGGCGAACGCATCCTGCTCATCGAGGATGATCCACAGCTGGGCGCACAGATCGCCGACTTCCTGGGCCGGGCCGGTTTCGAACCGGTGTGGTGGAAGGAGGGGAGGGCCCTGCATCCGGGGGAGGCGGAGGCGTACGGCCTCATCATCCTGGACCTGATGCTGCCGGGCACCTACGGCATGGACATCCTCCGGGGGCTGCGCGAGGGCTCGGAGGTGCCCGTGCTCGTGCTCAGCGCCCGGAATGACACCTCGGACAAGGTGCGGGCGCTGCGGCTGGGCGCGGATGACTACATGACCAAGCCCTTCTGGCCAGAGGAGTTGGTGGAGCGCGTGCGGGCACGGCTGCGCCGGCCGGTCATGCAGCGCCAGGAGCAGGTGGAGCTGGGCGCGCTGCGGGTGGACCTCCAGGCCCGGGAGGTGCTCGTCCACGGCAAGCCCGTGGAGCTGACGCGCGTGGAGTTCAACCTGCTGGCGGCCCTGGCGCGCCGGCCCGGGGCGGCGGTGACGCGCCAGTGGCTGGTGGACAACGTGTTGGACCCCGAGCGCGAGGGCACCGAGCGCACCCTGGACGTGCACGTGTCCCGGCTGCGCCGCAAGCTGGGGCCGGGCAAACACATCGAGACGGTGTGGGGCATTGGCTACCGGCTGGGCGGCGGGGGAGGGGACGCGTGAAGCTGCGCATGCGGCTGGCGTTGATGACGGTGGCGGTGGCCGTTCCCGTGGCGCTCTGCATGGGGTGGCTCCACGTGGCCAGCCAGGTGCGGGCGCTCGAATCGGCCCTCTCGGAATATGCCCTGGCGCACATGCTCTCCGGGGGACGCGAGCGCTGCGAGGCTTCGCCCGAGGACTGGAGCATCGTGCCGCCTCCCTCCCGGCCCGGGGGCGGGGGCGACCGGGGGCCTCCGCCCAAACCCCGGGGACGCCCGCATGGGCCCCGCCCCCCGCCCGGCTCGCGGCTGTATGCCTATGACACCCAGCTCTCGGCCCACAACCCTTCCGCGCCCGCCCTGGATGCCTCCCTCGCGGAGGCGATGCGAGAGGGAAAAGCGCTCGCCAGCCGGGCCTCGGCGTTCGGGGTGGACGCGCCGCGCGAGGTGCTGATCCGGATGCCCTGGGGCACGGGGCCCTGTGCGTTCGCGCTCGTGCGGTGGCCGGGGCGGTTCAACACCGAGGAGCGGCCCACCGTTCCGTTCCCCCATGAGTACTGGCTCATCCCGACGGGGATTGCCCTGGCGGGGGTGCTGTTCGCGCTGGGGCCGGTGGTGCGGCGCCTGCGCCAGCTCACCGGCGAGGTGCGCACCTTCGTCCGCAGCGCGTACCAGGGCTCCATCACCCAGCAGGGCAACGATGAGATCTCCGAACTGGCACGGGCCTTCGGCGACGCGGGCCGCGAGGTCCGCGCCCAGATGGACCTGAAGGAGAAGCGCGAACAGACGCTGCGCTCCTTCCTGGAGAACACCACGCACGATGTGATGATCCCCCTGACGGTGCTCCAGGGGCACCTGGCGGAGTTGCAACAACACGCGGCGGCCGGTACGCCGGTGGAGACTTCGGTCGTGGCGGCGGCCAGCCAGGAGGCGCACTACATGGCGGCGCTCATCCACAACCTGGGGGCGGCGGCCCGGTTGGAAGCGGGCGAACCCTCGGTGCAGCGCGTTCCGGTGAACCTCAATGCGCTGGTGGAGCGGTGCGTGGGCCGCCACCGGCCCATCGCGCGGCAGCAAGGCGTGCAGCTCGACTACGCCGTCCCCGACCCGCCGGTGAGCCTGACCGGAGACGACACCCTCATCGAGCAGGCGGTGAGCAACGTCATCTACAACGCCGTGCGCTACAACGCGCGCGGAGGCCACGTCGCCGTGGTGCTCGAGCGGGAGCCCGGCCCAGCGTTCCGCCTGAGGGTGCTGGATGACGGGCCCGGGATTCCCGAGGGCGAGCTGTCACACCTCGTCGAGCGGCGGGTCCGAGGGGACGCGGCACGCACGCGGGGGCCGGGCGGACACGGGCTGGGCCTGAACATCGCCTGGAAGGTGGCGGTGCTGCACGGCTGGAGCCTCCAACTGGGGCGCTCCGAATACGGCGGGCTCCAGGTGGACTTCCTGGGAGAGCGGTCTTCCGAGCCAGCGCCCGGTGCGGAACGTGCCGAAGCGCCTGCCCCGCGTCCGCCGTCTGCTTGAGCGAGAAACAAAGGCTGCGTATTTTTCATGAATGCCTGACTTCGTTGGCACCTACCAACTGGCGGGCGCTCCACCTGAACAGTGGAACGCCCAGCTGCGCACCCTCGCATCCACCGCGGGGCTGGAAGTCCGCTCCACCTCTCTGGCTGGACAACGGCTCACCCTCGTCGTCCGCGTGCCCAAGAACGCCGCCGCCCCCGCGAGCGACATCGCCGGCTCGTTTCTCGCGGACGCGCTGTCTGTGTTCTCCGGGGGCCCCTCCGATGGCGGACGCGCGCAACTGCTCAGCACCTCGCTCGTGAGGCCTCGGCCCGCGTCGATTTTCGACCTGCGCAGGAGCATCATTCCTTACCTTTATGCGCTCCTGGGGTTGGTCATCGTTTTGACCCTTCCCCTCATCTCCTCGCGCCTGAGTGACATCTATCTGTCCCTCCTCTCGACGACCACGGCCACCGAGCGGCTCGCCTTCCTCGTGGCCCTGCTCGGCGCCTTCCTGGCGGCCCTGGGGACCCTCAACGCCCTCCGGCGAGAGATTGCGGAGCGGACCCAGAAGGAGCACCAGGCCGTCCAAGAACGCGCCCTCGTGCAGCAAGTAGCGGAGGAGGAAGATCCGAAGCTGCGGGCACGCCTCGAGCTGGCCCGCATCGCGCTCCGCAGCCGCGCCAGCAGCATGCGGGGAGATGCCAACCGCCTCTGGTTGCGGTCGGTCTGGGCCTACCGGGGCGCGCTCGGCTTCTTCCTGCTGGCGATCGCGGGCCCCTCGGTGGCGGCCTTTCTGCTCCTCGCGAGCCAGAACCCGGATTGGCACTTCATGTTTGGCGGGCTGAGCCTGGCGGCGGTGCCCCTGGGCATCGGCACGGCGCTGCTCCGCCACGACACGAAACTGCGAGAGCAGTACCAGGAGGCGGCGCGCGACGTGGCCTCCCTCGAGCGCTACGAACTCGCGCTCGATTACGCGCGCATCGCCTCCCCGGAGACCTACCAGCGCACGATGCAGCAGGTCATCCAACAGCTGCTCTTGTCCCGCCCCGGTCTTCTGGCGCCGGCACGCGGAGCCCCGCCCGGCATCGGAAAAGAAGCAGACGGAGAGGGTTCACCCGGTGTCCAGAGGCTCTTCGATGTGACGGTGGAGAAAGCCGGCGAGGTGGTGGCCGCGATTGTCCCGAAAAAGGGCGGCTGAGACCTCCTCGCCGTGAAGGGCAGCGCTGCTCAACCACCATCCCGCGGAGGGCCCATGCCGCCATCCCGTGGAGGAGGCGTGCCGCCGTCCCACCCCGGCGGAGGACCGCCCGGGCCGCCACCGCCACCGCCGCCGTTCCCACCGGGCACCTGGCATGAAGCATTGGAGAGCGAGGAGCGGATGACCAGGGTTTTCCAGGCCAGCATCGCCCCGTCGGACATCCGCTGCGTCTGGAAGCTGTAGTCCGGAGCGCTCTCCGCCGAGACGACATTGTCCGTCGCGTTCGTCGTGTCACGCGGTCCGCGCGTGTTGTAGAGCGGCTGGTTGTTGATGACGTCGTCATTCAACGCGTCATCAAAGACAAGCTGGGACGTCACATACTCACTGCCGTTGAGACGAACCGTGAAGTGGATGTGAATCGTCCGGCTGCTGTACCAGCCCGGGAAGCAGGAGTCGAAGTCCACCCGGCCGTCCGCGTCCGTCGTCTGCACCCCTCGGAACCACCGCGCGGCGGTAGCGGACGGATCATTCGAGGTGCAGAACGGGTCCGCATCATCGCCCGAATAAAGCCCTTCCGGCGCGGCATGCCAGATGTCGACCTCGGCGCCCTGAATGGGCACACAGCTCTCGTTCACCACCCGCAGCGCGAGCCGGACGGGCAGACCCTCGTGCCCCTCGCTGATGTCCTTGCGCACCAGGGTCTCCGCATAACAAGGACCGAGGGTGGCTTCGCACGTCAGCAGGCAGGCCGTCCCCGGGCCGGAGGCGAAGGGGTTCGGATAGGTGCTCGCGGCCACCATGGCCGCCGTGCCCCCCGTGGCCCAGGCACCGGGATCCGTCGTGCCGTCACCCGGGTCCGAGCCCTCGTCGTCGTTCCCACAGGCCAGGAACTGGCTGAGCGGCAAGGCCGCCAGGGCGAGACCGATTCCACCAAGCACGCGGCGGCGGGTCAGTTCCGGGGGGGACATGTCTTTCTTGGCGTTGTGGCGCATCCAGGCTCCTTCGGGGGCGGCGAAAGTGCCGCGCCCCCTGGATGGCTTTGTACGGCGGGGGACCTTAAGGAAACCTTACTTGGTCCCCCTGGGACTTCAGGGCGGCCCTTCAGTGCAAGGGTTTCCAGTCACGGGCGATGACCCCCAGCGGCCGGCCGGCTATGTGCTCACCCAGTGCCTCGGCGATGTCCTTCGTGGACAGGATGCCCGCGAGTTTCCCCTGCCGATCCATCACGAGGATCCGCCGGATCTGCTTCGCGTTCATCCGCCTCGCGGCCTCGCCCAGTGACTCGTCCACGAAGACCGACTCCACCTGATGCGTCATGGCCGCCGAGACGGGCGTCGTGTTCGGGTCCCACCCCTGGGAGACCGCCCGGATCACGATGTCCCGGTCGGTGATGATGCCCAGCACCTGGTCCCCCTCACACACGGGCAGGGGCCCGATGTTGCAGGCCCGCATCTTCTCCGCCACGGCCTTCAGCGTTTCGTGGGGCCCCACGCACTCCAGCCCTTTCTTCATCACATCGGAGATCCGCTGGCGCATGGAGGTGCCCGGCTGGAACCACAACGTCCGCAGCTCCAAGGGGAGTTGCCCCAGCACGTCCTCGGCCTCGCCCGGCGTGAGGTGTTCCCGGACCGTGGACAGCACCGCGCAGCTGATGCGCTCCGCCTCGTCCACCGCCACGTTCAGGTGCGCCGTAACTCTGCCGAGGAACTCCTCCCGGCCGAATTTCTCATACGGCAGATCCTGGTGTTCCGCACAGCGCTTCACCAACGCCACCACTTTTCTCGGCAGCTGGGCCTCCATGTGCCGGGACTCGTCGCTCATCAGCCGCCGCTCCATCACGCACAGGACGGCTTGAATCGCCTGCTCCGCGAGCTTCCGGTCGAGCCCCTTGGCCTCCAGGTCTTTCAGGAAGAAGGCGTAGGTCTGAGCGGCTCGAGACTCGCTGCGCTGGGCCCGGCCTTCGCGCACCGGCGTTTGACGCTCGCCTCCTTGCTCCAGACCCGTGTCTTGAAGAATGTCTTTTCCTTGCGTCGCCATGGTCGTCCTCCTGTGATTTCCCACGGGAACTTGGCCACCCCCTGGCCCTGAAGCGCCCAGGTGCGGCCCATCCTCCCGAGGGGTACCCGGCAGGCCTGCCCGGAGGACGAGCCCCTCACTTCAAGGCACGGTCACCGGCTCCACGTCCGTGACGATGAGCGTGTTCGTCCGCTCATCCACGCTCACCGTCCCACGGGGCGACAGCTGCGCCTGAACGTGGGGGAGCAGCTCCGCCGCCCGGGCGTGGCTCACCGGAATGAAGAACGTCTTGAGCGGAGCCACTTCCTCACGCGCCTGCTTCCACTTCGCGCGCGCAGCGGCCTCGGCCGCCAGTTCCTTGAGGGGAGCCACCCGAAGCACGTTGCCCTCGATTTCCTGGCCCAGCGCATGGGAGGCCAGCACCGTGTCCAGGGCCTCATGCCAGGGGACATTCTTCAGCTTCAGCGTCACCGTGCCCTGCACCTGGTCGGACACGACCAGGTTGAGCCGGCCCACATCGGCCAGCATGCGCAACACGTCGTGTAAGTCGGCGCGCACGACATCGAGGTGGATGCGCTTGGACTCGGCCCGGGGAGGCGCCGCCAGGCTGGGGGAAGCCAGCACCAGCAGCGCGGAGAGGAAGACGCCCACTCGGCTCATGAAGCCCTCGGCGGAAACAGGAAGTCTCCCCAAGATAGCCTCCCGCCTCAGGGAGGAACAACAGCGGCCCCAAGAGGGGCGTGGACGCCTCGGGATTCACACTGGTAGCGTCAAAGGGATTCACGGGAGGGACTCATGCGTTGGCCCGAAGCGGCGATGAGCGCGCTGGCGCTTATGACCCGTAAGCTCTGCTCGGACCAGGAGCGCTGGGAGGTATGCAATGGCCCCCAGAAGGATCCTGAGGAATGCCGCAAGTGCGGCGGGTGAGTTGGCGCACCTTGCTCCGGGTCTGCGCGGGCGTGCTGCTGCCACTGCCGCTCGTGCTGTTGTTGGGAAGTCTGCTCTACCCCGAGGTGCGCTCAGAGACCTTGGCGGGGCGCCCTATCAGCCCTCACCTCGACAACGAGCAGCGTTCGCGGCGGATGACGTATGGACGAACCTGCATCCTGAGTTCCGACTGTGAACCACCGCTGGGCTGCCTGTTCGAAGCCCGGACCGGGTATGCGCACTGCATGGACAGTCAATGCACCACGGATGCGCAGTGCCCCGAGGGACAATCCTGCCAAACCCTTGCCACGGAAGGAGCGGGTCCCTGGGTGCGTTTTTGTGTCCCGCTCGGAGTGCGCCAAGAAGGTGAGAAGTGCGTTGCTGCCGCATCGAATCAAGAGAATGCGTGTGCTCCCGGTCTGCTGTGCGGTGGCCGTGAGGGCTGGTGCTCAAGGCCATGCAACGTGGGCACAGCGGATTGTCCCGAGGGCTTCTTCTGCGCGGACACCCTGCCTGGGCCCGTGTGTCTGCCCACCTGCGAGGCCCGGGAATGCCCCTCGGACCAGACCTGCATCCAGTTCGATGAAGGAGCCTCTGTGTGCGCACATGTCTATGGCCCCAACTGCCAGCAGTCCCCTTGTCCAGAGGGCAGCCAGTGCAGGGTGCACCCCGAGCCCCCCCATCCAGGCAAAGTGTGGATGGCGTGCGTCGCGCGTTGTGGCGGCCATGCGCCTCCCTGCGGAGCAGGGCTGATCTGCGATGGCTGGCACTGCGTACAACCCTGTGACCCACAGGGCCCGGAGGTGTGCGGCGAGGGTTATTCCTGTGGCCGGCGGACAGAGAGCAGGCCCTTTTCGTGCCAACCAGACGATTGGCGCGAGTGGGCTCTTTAGCTCGACATGTAGCAAGCTTGCCCTTCACCTCGCCCGACACCCCGGTAAAGAGGGGCGCGCCGCTGGCAGGAACTGAAGTTCGGACGGAAGGGAACCAGCGCCGAAGCGAGAAGCGGGCGGGTAGTGACAGCTGGTGGGGGGGCTCAAGGGGAGCCCGAGCGTGGCCGAGATCATCAGCCAATCGAGGATCAACTCGGAACAGCTCCTCACCAGAGGGGCGCTCCCGCGCCCAGCCCCTGCCTTGTCAAGGTGGGGCCTCCTGGTTCAACCCCTTTGGTGTAATGGCATACAGGGGAGCATCGCTGCCCAGGGCGATGAAGGGGGCCCAGGCATGGGGATGAGGATGAGACGCGCGCAGTGAACGCATGGCCTCGCGCAGGGCAGAGGAGCGGCCCTGCCCTGCCAGCAGGTTGCGGTAATAGGTGTCCATGAGCAGGTGGGTGGAGCCGTCACTCACCTTCCAGAGGCTCACCACCACCGTTTCGGCTCCCGCCGCGACCAGGGAGCGGCGCAGGCCATAGACCCCCTGGCCCAGGTGAACATCGCCCCGGCCGGTGTCACAGGCCGAGAGGACGACAAGCTGGGTACTCCACAGGTCCAACCCAGCCAACTCCAGCGCCGTGACCAATGTCTCATCCAACGAAGGGGGCGTTGTGTCTGAGGTTTTGATGTGCGCCCCCGCCAGGACAAGGCCGGAATTGAGCAGTGGCTCCTGCTGGGGCGGTGGGGCACCGCCCAGGGAATCGACGAAGGCGGGGCCGCGGAAGCCCAAGGCGGCGGGGGCGTCCCCCAGGAAGAAACCATGGGTGGCGACATGAAGAATTCCGGGGGTGGGCAAGTGCAACAGCCGGTCCTTGGTGGCTTCAGAGCCAAGAAAGAGCTGAGCCTGGGGTAACAAGTGCTGGATGCTCTGGGCCTCCAGCCGGGTGCCTGGCAAGGGCACCCAGGCGCTTCGGGTCAGCTCTGGGCGAGGGGTGGAAAAAAAGCGCTCCAGGGTCTCCGAGGGCGGC
Protein-coding sequences here:
- a CDS encoding TetR/AcrR family transcriptional regulator; the protein is MADRTKSTSSKRVRPPVEREVPAGEQAAPRERMVKAAASLLSERGLAGTSFSEVIERSGAPRGSIYHHFPDGKEGLTEEAIALVRDRVLTLLRHREGETPGQVVHRFIEAWRGVLVKSDFQAGCAIAAVAHERLGHPALGDRAAAVFVAWERALEQALRSAGMPGEKAHSAAALILAALEGVLIVCRARREIAPLDAVGASLAAFVNA
- a CDS encoding tautomerase family protein, yielding MIDIVAPEGTFPESSEAALLERVTGCLLEWEKVTRIPVAVANTGAFLQVIPRARAAAGGKAASVVRVQVLTPAGALKQEQRDGIAAGITTLVGELASEPGIRDRTWVLFHEAVDGGWGIAGTAYTHAGLADMIRASLRPGGHPAPGT
- a CDS encoding response regulator transcription factor, with product MGERILLIEDDPQLGAQIADFLGRAGFEPVWWKEGRALHPGEAEAYGLIILDLMLPGTYGMDILRGLREGSEVPVLVLSARNDTSDKVRALRLGADDYMTKPFWPEELVERVRARLRRPVMQRQEQVELGALRVDLQAREVLVHGKPVELTRVEFNLLAALARRPGAAVTRQWLVDNVLDPEREGTERTLDVHVSRLRRKLGPGKHIETVWGIGYRLGGGGGDA
- a CDS encoding sensor histidine kinase, yielding MKLRMRLALMTVAVAVPVALCMGWLHVASQVRALESALSEYALAHMLSGGRERCEASPEDWSIVPPPSRPGGGGDRGPPPKPRGRPHGPRPPPGSRLYAYDTQLSAHNPSAPALDASLAEAMREGKALASRASAFGVDAPREVLIRMPWGTGPCAFALVRWPGRFNTEERPTVPFPHEYWLIPTGIALAGVLFALGPVVRRLRQLTGEVRTFVRSAYQGSITQQGNDEISELARAFGDAGREVRAQMDLKEKREQTLRSFLENTTHDVMIPLTVLQGHLAELQQHAAAGTPVETSVVAAASQEAHYMAALIHNLGAAARLEAGEPSVQRVPVNLNALVERCVGRHRPIARQQGVQLDYAVPDPPVSLTGDDTLIEQAVSNVIYNAVRYNARGGHVAVVLEREPGPAFRLRVLDDGPGIPEGELSHLVERRVRGDAARTRGPGGHGLGLNIAWKVAVLHGWSLQLGRSEYGGLQVDFLGERSSEPAPGAERAEAPAPRPPSA
- a CDS encoding protocatechuate 3,4-dioxygenase, giving the protein MRHNAKKDMSPPELTRRRVLGGIGLALAALPLSQFLACGNDDEGSDPGDGTTDPGAWATGGTAAMVAASTYPNPFASGPGTACLLTCEATLGPCYAETLVRKDISEGHEGLPVRLALRVVNESCVPIQGAEVDIWHAAPEGLYSGDDADPFCTSNDPSATAARWFRGVQTTDADGRVDFDSCFPGWYSSRTIHIHFTVRLNGSEYVTSQLVFDDALNDDVINNQPLYNTRGPRDTTNATDNVVSAESAPDYSFQTQRMSDGAMLAWKTLVIRSSLSNASCQVPGGNGGGGGGGPGGPPPGWDGGTPPPRDGGMGPPRDGG
- a CDS encoding DUF2267 domain-containing protein; its protein translation is MATQGKDILQDTGLEQGGERQTPVREGRAQRSESRAAQTYAFFLKDLEAKGLDRKLAEQAIQAVLCVMERRLMSDESRHMEAQLPRKVVALVKRCAEHQDLPYEKFGREEFLGRVTAHLNVAVDEAERISCAVLSTVREHLTPGEAEDVLGQLPLELRTLWFQPGTSMRQRISDVMKKGLECVGPHETLKAVAEKMRACNIGPLPVCEGDQVLGIITDRDIVIRAVSQGWDPNTTPVSAAMTHQVESVFVDESLGEAARRMNAKQIRRILVMDRQGKLAGILSTKDIAEALGEHIAGRPLGVIARDWKPLH
- a CDS encoding secretin and TonB N-terminal domain-containing protein, with product MSRVGVFLSALLVLASPSLAAPPRAESKRIHLDVVRADLHDVLRMLADVGRLNLVVSDQVQGTVTLKLKNVPWHEALDTVLASHALGQEIEGNVLRVAPLKELAAEAAARAKWKQAREEVAPLKTFFIPVSHARAAELLPHVQAQLSPRGTVSVDERTNTLIVTDVEPVTVP